The following nucleotide sequence is from Plasmodium sp. gorilla clade G2 genome assembly, chromosome: 11.
ttattattatatataatatatatatgtgtgaaaGGCATATATAAgatagataaaaataaaaaaaaaaaaaaaagaataatatgaaatgggtggacatatatattatatatatgtgtatatattttaaaaatatgagcttaacaaaaaaaattaaaaaaaaaaaaaaatatataaatatgaaatgtaaaaaaaaaaatagatacatatataaatatatacatatataaatatatatatatatacatatatatatatatatatatatatatatatatatatatatatatatatatatatatatatatattttaattatttatttgttgtgAAAGGATACTATCTAAATCTCTACAGTGTCTTATTTCTATATCAATATAATCAAAAGGTAGAACAACGTCTTTTTTTCTGAATTTAGCAAATAAACCATCTGCATATGGATCAAATTGAGATAATGtttgtttattatcattttgttcATACTTTAATTTTAGATATGAATACCATTCTTTATGTGATATTTCTCTTCCTTCTCTAAACATTGTAATCCAAGcacaattaatatttttatttttagctCCCATAATATCTGTATATACATCATCTCCAACATGTAACCATTCATCTACatgaaaattaatatttttttgttttaataaattttcagCAACATTAAATATTTCAACATTTGGCTTTGCAAAATTATAATCCATAGATCTAAcaacaaatgaaaaaatttcatttagaaattttatttcatttacaTCAGAATCACCATTTGTAATAGCACCTAAAATATAACCTCTTGTTTTTAATTCTCTTAAATATTCTAATGTTCCTGgacttataaataaatgtacatctttttttttctctttccaTAATTTTTGAATTTCTGAActaaattttatttcatcataatttgtttgtttagctaaatattttaatgcaTCTGTTCTTATACGTGTTAATATCTGTACTCCATCTTTATTCatatctatattttgttctaataatttttttactaAATTTGTCATTGAAAGctcatattcttttaataaataatcatataatctttcataattttctttcatatatttataacactCATTATCTGCGTAATTCAATAATGCATCGATATTCCATATCGTGTGATCAAGGTCGAATGTTATCAgttttatattcttaaagcatttattttttcctttctcAGTAATATAATAGCACTGCATTTGTTCatctttcatttttaataatcaTACAGGGTCTATGAGTTGtggtttaaaaaaataaataaataaataaaatatatatatatatatatatatatatatatattaatttttttgtagtgaaatatacatattatttatacatgtatatcatttatatatatacatatattctgAACAAATGCctattgaaaatatttttatttaaccaTTTTGAAACGTTAATAAATAGCTACacttattttaattttataaataaaaataaaatgtatatataaccaGTATTAAAATGgtgatataattttaatttattaaaatattattagtcTAATgaatttgtttattataataaccaTATTTTTGTGTCTATATAactatcttcttttttttttttttaaatcaaggaaaatatatatatatatatatatatatattttaatatatatttaaagctAACAaaatttgataaatatattatgcaactatttttttaatgaaaaataatgtagatcaatatattatcatcatcacaaTGTTAATGAATTTTAAAtcattgttttttttcacatataaatatatatatatatatatatatatatatatataaatactatgatattatttatattctcgaaataaaatgaaatattctTGTATcggaattttttttataacaaatagattttaaaaaaataaaagtaaaatgaagaaaatatacacaaaaagaaaaataaatgaattatgAAATGgaatacataaatatgtacatatgtattattatatatatatatatttatttatttttttttttatttttttttcccccttgctgcattttttaaaatggaaaaatattaaactATTATAATTTGTCATACCATTTAagattttattaaaagaccgaatttttaaacaaattaattatatatatatataatatatatgtatatatgtgtgcAATActtctacatatatatataaatatatatataatatatatatatatataacatattatatttacatattattatttccctTCTGCATAAAAACTTCaatatcatattttaaaaaaaatgttgagTTTCAAAAGAATTCATCCTAATATACataacataattatatattctaataaacatatatttaataatatatatatgacatatatattttattttataatgaatacaaatataaaaacttttaaattcaaagaataataaaatgaaataaaaaaataagataaaaattaaaatatatatatatatatatatatattctattatttatatagatatattaattaaatatatatatttttttttttttttttttttgaaattattaaaagtatgcatatataatatataatatatataatacatattattttaattgtttatatatttatcttatttttattcttatgatGCATAACGgagtaattattatattacatatatattatattatatatatatatataatatattatttatatatatgtattatttaattcattatatatataataaatccctacagtttttttttttatgggaTTAAGAGAATTGtagataataaattaatataaatatatataattattataagttTAACATGAGTATCAAgttttaataatacattttttctatcattatattatatatatataatatatatatatatatatatatatatatatttttacgaattaaaatttaaataaatcttaaaaaaaataaaaataaaacattataatatttattcataattaaatttaaatatatactatatatatatatatatatatatttatttatttattttatcaaatgGCTTGCGTTGTAAATgatgttattatttataatgttaaataattaaatttatattttccttatttaaaaattaaaaataaataaaataatataatataatggtTATCCtttgatattataataatattaaagataaaatatgtagaatcgtattatcatatatatatatatatatatattttatttattcatttatgtaccatttaaaatttttacaacgctttatttaataagaaaaaaaatgtagaagaacattttttctatatgtaaaatatacaaatgatataatatatatatatatatatatatatttttattttattttattttattttattttttttattttacaccgagatattacataaaatatgaagaagctttatattttattcgaATGTTCAGCTggatattttcttttaaagaTTGAAGAATGGGAGCAAATAGGAAGCAGTGAAGAActtgaaaagaaaatattgaagAGTGATATTTTTCATCAAATGGTAGAATTCTGTGCATTTATTCCTTTTGAAACTGCTGAGAGAGCTTtagataatttattaaatataaatgaagggAAGGCAACACCTTTTCTGTTATCTTTTTTAGAACAGAATTTGccaaataataagaataaatatgaattagGTGTTGCAGATATAAATTTAGGAAAGAATTTATCTAATGTTggttttaatataattcataataataatgttttgGAATTATTTCGTGCATGCAgacaatattatttaaagaaaatatcaacatatgtaaataatattgatatagatattaaacattttaatatagGTTTAGGTCATAGTTATTCAAGATCTAAATTAAAATTAGATCCAAGAAAACAAGATAAGTCAATTATTAATAGTATAGGAACTATTGAATCattagataaaaatattaatttatttagtATGAGAGTTATAGAATGGTATAGTTGGCATTTTccagaattaaaaaaaattgtaacagatgtatgtatgtattgtAAATTAGTTAAtttaattcaaataaaagaaaaatttgattttgatgaatatgaaaataaaataaatgatataactCAAAATGAAGATTTGACAAAAAATATCTGTAAAGTAGCTAATCTTTCTATAGGACAAGAATTAACTGAAGAAGATTTAACTAATATTCTTAACTTTTCAAATGAAGTTATTAATTTATCTAATACCAGAAATATTTTATGGAATTATCTAGATAATAAACTTAATATTGTATCACCAAATCTTAAAGAATTATTAGGAAATACATTAAGTGCTCGTTTAATTAGTCATGCTGGTTCTTTAGTAAATCTAGCTAAATGTCCATCTAGTAGTATACAAATATTTGGATCAGAAAAAgcattatttaattctttaaaaggaaataaaaaaacaccAAAATATGGAATCTTATATAACTCATCATATATCTCTAAAACACCACTGCCACTTAAAGGACGAATGTCAAGATATTTATCTTGTAAAAGTGCTATGGCAGCAAGAATCGATTCATTTTCTGATTATCCTACTAACTCATATGgacttatttttaaaaaacaatTAGAACATAAAATTCAACACATGGTCAAGGGTGTTAAACTCTCGAAAAATATCGATTACATCAATGAGGCAGAGAAAATATATCGAAATGAATTGTCCTCCTTTCATAAAGACGGAAAATTAGACAAGGAGTTAAAAAAGgaagacaaaaaaaagaaaaagaaaaaaaaaaaaaataaacgaAAACATGATGAAGACCAGCCCAGTGGACACAGTCAACAAGATGAACAAGGTGAAAAGGATGagggggaaaaaaaaaagaaaagaaaaaaggacaaaaaaaagaaaaaaaaagataaaaaaagggaaaataATGAAGCACAAAATGAAGATGATACAAATGCTAACAGTCAAATGGATGAAGATTTAAACGGGGATGTTAATGAAGATTTAAATGATGATGTAGATGGAATGACAGAGCATATAGAAGTGCAAGACGAGGATGAACATGAAAGGGATGTAGATCAAGAACAAGAAGAAGAACAAGAAGAAGAACAAGAAGAAGAACAAGAAGAAGAtcaagaagaagaagaacaaGAAGAAGAACAAGAGAAAGAGAAAGAACACGACTCGGATGAAAATGAGGAGGACTCAGATCATGAAGAAGATTCGGATGAAGATGAAGAGGATGATTAagatatttacaaaataaaatttttctatataatataattttattaatatatatatatatatatatatatatttttttataatttcttgtTATACTTAATCAATTTTTATCGTAtactttattattacatatatataactatatatgtgttatgtgtatattatgttttatttatttattaatattaattattaaaaaaatttaatttttatagatatttattacataccaaattaattaaattttatatactccaaaaaaaaagtttttaaataaatataaaaaacacaaaaaagatatttttttcaaataattcataaatataaatacgtatacacacacatatatatatatatatatatatatatatatatatatatttgtggaTGAGACACATATGACATATCAGATTATTATGTttgtaaatttattttattcatatagaGCCAAGTAATAATCATAAGAAACCCaatgtaatttatttttagacAACGGTGTATTATTTGTTTGCTTCAATTTGTTAAGTATAAATTCCAATTGTTTTtggtttatataataaaatgaatctAATCCATTTAtcgaatttttaaaaatatctttttgTTCTAAACAAGAGATAATATCATTAGTTTCTATACTTGTAATTTCTGATAATTCTTGTATAGATAATTGTTCATAATTTATAAGAACTTTTAAAATGGTTTCATACCAGTAAGCCATATAAGATGCTACACCTAGATCTGATAAAGGTCTTTCAGGAGTTCCTGTTCTTTTTTCAGTTTGTGATAAGAAATAACTAAAATTAATAAGAAATTTAccatatccttttttttgaTGTTGTGGTAGTGTTAGAATACATGATACATTATTTTTGGAATATTTCTCTTTTGAAAAATATCCAGTTATATGATAACcatattcatcatattccgtaataacataaaataaaaataaatttactctatgttttaatgttttatgatctaaaaataattttgataagAAACATAAATTTTCACAATATATTCTAAAATAACTTCCATCAATTTCAAAAAtagatattttttcttctctatatatttcatttccGGGTGGATGTCTAATTTCACATCTTTCTGTATGTCTTTTTAATTCActatattctttaaaaaatgataaacagaattcacatatatataatatatctatattttgaTATTCTTTAGGATATGGTGAAAAATACCATGTatctattaaatattttccaAATCTTATTTGATTaattgtttttaattttgtattttcttcatgttctcttaaatattctttatcAATACCTGCATGTTCATGATCTGatacattatcattatctttAATAAGAGGTAAACCATCATCTGGTTCTTTATCTAATAATCTTAAATTTTCATATGCTAACCAACAATCTAATCTTCTATCGAACTTCTCCCAATGaacataataatcataatcaCTTTCACTCATACAaacattgttattattattcaattcattattcattttattaattatttcatttttattcatatttaatgGAAACATAAAATTTGTATCATTTAACACCTTATTCTTTGGTCTAGCATATACAATTGAACAATATCTCCAAACTTTATTTAAAGGATCTAAACCCCATAATACCTGTTTAACAGGTAAAGCATTTGGAAAGATTAAAGCATATGAATCACTATATTTTGATAATGAATTTATAATCTTACCTGATGTTCttactttattattattacctttTGTATTCTTATTATGACTAGAATGAGTACCTGTTTTTTCTTTGCTCTTATAACTCACAGATCCTTTCCCTTGTATTTTGTTACTCACCGTGCTTGTATTCGTGCTTGGAATATTGctaatatcatcattttttatattattatcactcttatttatttcatcatttttgatattattattactcttattattttcatcattttttatattattatcactcttattattatcatcatttttgatattattattatcattttttatattattattattattatcactattttcattttcactACTTTTATTACATTCCCCCTcttgttttattttactaCCATTTCCTTTAATATACTTGCCTATACTTCCAGCCCCTTTAATCACGTTCACTTTGTTTTCATTCTTTCCTCCCAGACccataatataaagaaatatgaCAAATTTGGAGAAAtctcaaaaaataaaatatataaataaatataaatataaatatatatatatatatttatatattttttatattattgctTTATTTTGTAGCTAgccataaatttttttttatttaaaaaaaaaaaaaaaaaaaaaaaaaaaattaaattgaaaaaaaaaaataattcatttatttaattatttatttattttctaattcCAATTtgaatattaaatttaaaaatatatatatatatatatataatatttatatgttcttataaaaacatttctttaattttttaataagagCTTGAGgaagaatataattatatatatatatataatataatatatattttatatataattatgtatgtATTCATATTCACAACAATAATTCGTGGgaattctttttcttcttgtttattatataaaaaaaaaattaaaaatataatacttacatatatataatatatatataattattttctttttatagttaatgtaaaaatatatttaacgtcatatatataattttttcatgtaCCATAAATAtaacgttttttttttatcccaaaacaagataataaattgtaaaaatatatatatatatatatatatatatatatatatatatatatatacatataatatataacaatggtatatatagaaaataaaacaacaatcaaataaaaaatatatatatatatatatatatttttt
It contains:
- a CDS encoding haloacid dehalogenase-like hydrolase, putative — protein: MKDEQMQCYYITEKGKNKCFKNIKLITFDLDHTIWNIDALLNYADNECYKYMKENYERLYDYLLKEYELSMTNLVKKLLEQNIDMNKDGVQILTRIRTDALKYLAKQTNYDEIKFSSEIQKLWKEKKKDVHLFISPGTLEYLRELKTRGYILGAITNGDSDVNEIKFLNEIFSFVVRSMDYNFAKPNVEIFNVAENLLKQKNINFHVDEWLHVGDDVYTDIMGAKNKNINCAWITMFREGREISHKEWYSYLKLKYEQNDNKQTLSQFDPYADGLFAKFRKKDVVLPFDYIDIEIRHCRDLDSILSQQINN
- a CDS encoding box C/D snoRNP rRNA 2'-O-methylation factor, putative, whose amino-acid sequence is MKKLYILFECSAGYFLLKIEEWEQIGSSEELEKKILKSDIFHQMVEFCAFIPFETAERALDNLLNINEGKATPFLLSFLEQNLPNNKNKYELGVADINLGKNLSNVGFNIIHNNNVLELFRACRQYYLKKISTYVNNIDIDIKHFNIGLGHSYSRSKLKLDPRKQDKSIINSIGTIESLDKNINLFSMRVIEWYSWHFPELKKIVTDVCMYCKLVNLIQIKEKFDFDEYENKINDITQNEDLTKNICKVANLSIGQELTEEDLTNILNFSNEVINLSNTRNILWNYLDNKLNIVSPNLKELLGNTLSARLISHAGSLVNLAKCPSSSIQIFGSEKALFNSLKGNKKTPKYGILYNSSYISKTPLPLKGRMSRYLSCKSAMAARIDSFSDYPTNSYGLIFKKQLEHKIQHMVKGVKLSKNIDYINEAEKIYRNELSSFHKDGKLDKELKKEDKKKKKKKKKNKRKHDEDQPSGHSQQDEQGEKDEGEKKKKRKKDKKKKKKDKKRENNEAQNEDDTNANSQMDEDLNGDVNEDLNDDVDGMTEHIEVQDEDEHERDVDQEQEEEQEEEQEEEQEEDQEEEEQEEEQEKEKEHDSDENEEDSDHEEDSDEDEEDD
- a CDS encoding histone acetyltransferase, which codes for MGLGGKNENKVNVIKGAGSIGKYIKGNGSKIKQEGECNKSSENENSDNNNNNIKNDNNNIKNDDNNKSDNNIKNDENNKSNNNIKNDEINKSDNNIKNDDISNIPSTNTSTVSNKIQGKGSVSYKSKEKTGTHSSHNKNTKGNNNKVRTSGKIINSLSKYSDSYALIFPNALPVKQVLWGLDPLNKVWRYCSIVYARPKNKVLNDTNFMFPLNMNKNEIINKMNNELNNNNNVCMSESDYDYYVHWEKFDRRLDCWLAYENLRLLDKEPDDGLPLIKDNDNVSDHEHAGIDKEYLREHEENTKLKTINQIRFGKYLIDTWYFSPYPKEYQNIDILYICEFCLSFFKEYSELKRHTERCEIRHPPGNEIYREEKISIFEIDGSYFRIYCENLCFLSKLFLDHKTLKHRVNLFLFYVITEYDEYGYHITGYFSKEKYSKNNVSCILTLPQHQKKGYGKFLINFSYFLSQTEKRTGTPERPLSDLGVASYMAYWYETILKVLINYEQLSIQELSEITSIETNDIISCLEQKDIFKNSINGLDSFYYINQKQLEFILNKLKQTNNTPLSKNKLHWVSYDYYLALYE